CAGGCCCAGCATTGGAAGGCAGAGCAGTGGCTGGGCCTGCCTCATCCCATCGGTCCTTCCTATGCTGAGGAGGATGGCTTGGTAGCTCCAACAGGGGCCGAGGGGGAGGCTTCACGGGCTGTGAAGATGGGCCTTGAAAGTGAAATCGAGAAGGCGGCTGCTCATTTTTTTCAGGAAAGGGTGCGGGGCCCCTTGGTCCTCCATATGGCAGGGGTGCTGATGCCCTCTGGCCCGCAAACCTTGGTGGTGAGTTCACTCTCTGTTCTTCAAACTGCTGGGGCTGAACGCCCCGGGGGCCTGGCATGAAAACAGGCGCTTGGCCCCTGGCCCCTTCAAACTGGCCAGGGTGAGTACCCCGGGAATTTTCAAACTGACTAGGATGGGGCCCACGTGGGCCCACGAAATGACCAGGAGGTGGTCCCCTTTGGCCTCCAAACTGAGAGGGTGGAGGTCCTCCACGGGGCCCTTTCATCTGAGTTAGCAGTGGCCGTCTCTGGCCTCCAAACTGAAAGGGTGCCCTGTTCCCCATGAACTGGGCCTGATCTGGTACTTCACACTGAGCAGGGGCACCTGTCATCTCGTTGTAAGGagtgtcctggaattccctttTCTCCCCATGAGGATCCTTGCGATCTTCAAATTGGGGTGGTGCTCCTCCTCTGGGCCCACCAAGATAAGAAGGTGAGAGTCCCCTGTTGTCCCCATAGGGAGGTGGCCCATGTTGCCCAGAGAATAAGGAAGGGATTGGTGGCTTCTGTGTCCCAAATCTGGCAGGTGGAGGGCCTCTTGATCCATCACTGTTAGGAACAATGTTCTCTTCTGAAAAAGGAGGGACTGGCCCCCTAGGTCCTGGGAAACTGGGGCCATGATGACCTGACATCCCAAAAGTGCGTGGTGCAGGTTCTCGCTggccaggaaactgaggctgagggccccctcccctctgcccagGTGGGGGAAATGAAGTAGTGCTCTCACCAGGCCTAGGCTGTGGTTCTCTGCTGTCCTCCATATCAGCTACTGGGCTGTCACTCCTCCCAGCAGACTGAGCACCCCTGGGGTCCTCATATTGGGTTGAGCCAAGAGATGTTTCCTGAGACATAAATGTGGGCCCCGAGAAAGGGTCCCTGCTTCCAGAACTGAAATTTTGGGCCTCAGGTTGCAAAGGGAAGCTGGGTGGAAAGGTGGTGCTAGGGGGTGTGGGCAGCAGCACTCTGCGGGGTGGTGCTGGCCTGGCTGTGCCATCCCCAGCTGTAGGAAGGTGGCTGGTGTCCAGGGGAAATGAGACAGGGTTACCAGGGTGCTCACATTTCTGGGTGTCATGTTCAGGTCTCAACACAGCGTTTTCACCTGGAGCCCAGGGAACAGCCATTGCCTCCTTGGCTTCTGCAGCCAGTCCAGGCCCCTGGACTACTGCAGTCCCAGCAGGAGTCTCCCTGGCAGGTAGGGTGCCTTGTGGGCCAGGTGTGCTTCCTGTGGGGGCCCTAGGAAGGGAttcattctctgtgttttctgcaGCGAGCCGCCTGGCCTGCCTTGGGTCCCTACTTTGTCTTGAGTCCAAGTTGTGGTTGGTGCTCAGGGCTCCCTGACTTGGGTCCGGGGCTTGCTGCTCTTGAGAGAAAAGCTCTGTCTTGCCCAAAGACGACTTGGGAGGTGGTGACATCAATGCATCTGACACAGAGAAGTGTGCCATGGACACACCCACAGCAGCCCTCTGCTGTCGAAGGGCTTCTTCTTGCTCCTCCAGCTGCCTCTTTTGCTCCTCAATCTGCTTATTAAGCTCTTCTAACATTTTCTGCTGCTCTACCAGAGACGCACTGGAGGCATCGGTGGTGAAGTCGGCAGGTCTTTCTGTAGAGCTGACTTTCACACACATGCGATTAGGCAAGTCATCAATGGTCACTTTGGCTTCTTCTAAGATGGTCTCATCTTCTGGGTCATAGGCCACCTCCTCCCTCTCAGCTGTCTCAGGAACACTTTGCACATCATGAGGCTTTCCTGGCTCAGCAAGCAGGGTATGAAATGCTCGCTCAGGGTTGTACTCTTCCTCAGGGTCATAGGGCctatcatcttcctcctcctcctccagagcCTTGTCTTTTGAGAACTGACCAAACTGTTGAACAATTGGATCCAACAAAGGAGCTGCTGACATGGTGTCCTCCCCCTTGACCTTGCAATCCTGATGTGGAGATAGAGTAGACCCAGCAGGTTCTTTACCAGATGGctcaaatgatttctttttcccaAAGAGAGTCTGTAGGATGTGTTCTAGAGGCGAGGCTGTTTTTGAAGTGGTAGCAGTAACAGGGGAAGCTGTGGTAGTGACCACTGCTGATGTGGTGGGTGCTGTGACAGTGCTGGTGGACCCTGGCTTGAGGgaagacagtattttcaataCTGGAGgttcaggaagaggaggagggggtggaggagagcCAGGGGGTGTGGTGCTGGCAGCTGTGTCTACAGAGTGCACATTGTACTTGGGAGGCTTCTTCTCAGATGGCAAAGCTGCAGTTACTTTGGGATAGACTGAAGTTTCTAGTTCTTCCTGTTGGAGTCGAGTCCGCTTCTCATCTGTCTTGTCTAACTCGCCAGCACTTGAAGGGCGTTTCACTTTCTGACATATTACTAACCCAAGTATTATATTTGGACGTGGTGATTCAAGACCTGGAAAACAAAACGTTTATACAAACTTTAGAATCTGAGCCTTGCTCCCATCCTTTTCCATGGCTTTCTGTGGGGGAACCTcaataggcagagaaagagattCTTTGGTAAAATAAAATGCCAAGTTTGAGAGGCTGTTTGCAGCAGAAGGCTGAGAGACTCCAGTCCCTGAATGTGCCAGCATATATACCCAGTCCCACCTAGTAGTCTGAAAGTGGCCTGTGATGACAGATCAATGCCTAATCAGAAACCAGAAAACAAGAACTCAAGTGAGCAATCCCATCCCACGTCAGAATTTATACTATGTCTTTCCAGTTACTGAAATGAGAAAGCTACAGAAAAGGTGAGAGAGTCAAGCAGCTGCTGGTTACTGGAACATTTGACTGGCAGGGCTGACAATGTTTTAGAAGTCTCAGCCCTACTCTTTCATTTGCCCcttctgcatgccagaagagagcaaccCCCTTTTAGCTTTAACATATTAAGCTAAATTTAACACACATTAAGTTAAATATACTAAGTTAGCAAATATTTAGATAAGGATCAATTAAACTGAAGCTACAATGACACACAAGTAGTACAGTGAATTTAGTGTCTGCTGTCAAAATTACTGTAACGAGAAAACTGCtcagtttaaaacaaaattcactgGGCATTCCTGTATCAAGTAGTTGCTACTGAGCTGTGAATGGTGGACACAATCGCTTTCCCAGCAACTGCAGTGTTGCTGAGCTCAGGGTATTGCAGGATTACAAAGCAACCACCAACTACCTACTGCTCAAGTCTTTGTAAACACTGAGTCCTGGGCTTGAATGAAAAACAGGGCATTTGATAATGGTAGTAATGGCCACACCCCAGGGAGGAAGTGTTAGGAAGATTCAGGGCACATTACTTTTAAAGGCAAAGACTACTCTAAAACTGTATGGCAAGCCAACTCAGGAATGCCAGCTTCCCACTGTGGTATGtacaacaaacaagaaaagtcCAGGTTACAAAAGTTGtaacttggggggtgggggtgacacAGTGTCAAGGGTACAAGTGTAAAATGAAACAATCAATCTGTTCATATTACTCAATTTACTTTTATAAAGATGTATTCATATTATAACCTTTAACCACTTAAAATCATCAAAGATTCTGTGTTCAAGTTACTGTAAACAATTGCGTTTAGACATATCATGTAGTTTTAAGAGTGCTACAATTCCCAAATTCCAGTAAAGCTTAGCACACAATGGGGAGGAGACCCTATACCAAGGCCTCCTCCGTCTTTCCAGCGCTAGCCTCTTCCTAGAGGGATATTCAAAAACTGATAGGGCAGTAATTATCTGGTGTGTATCAGAGAAAGAGCTGGAAGGCAGAAAAAATCGTGGAGAGCAGGCCAATTTCACTGAACATCATATCTAAATTTCTCCATTCAGAATGTGTGGAAGGCTATCAATCAAGTTTTCTAAGGAGAAATTACGGGgattttaaacttaaaaacagCAGCTGCTATTTGCTTCCTAGGTACTATATAGCTTGTTAAGATCTATAGTCTAGGGTAATTGCTAACCCATATTTATAGCCTGtctgtagaaaatggccagagcTTTCAAGTTTGAGTTATGAAAATCTGTTGGAACATTCAGGCCTCAAATGTTTGACTAGATGGCTCTGTACGTCAGCCTCTTTCTAAAATCTGACACTAGGTTGGCTGGGGGTGTGGGAATGGCAGGTTATGAGGGGGGGACACAGTGCTAAGGGCTGTGGGGGTCTCAGTGATGACAGTAGTCCTCCACAAGAGGGGCCCTATTACCTCATTCCAGAAAAGGCTTTCAGACTACCTAAGTACAGGTGATGAGCCCTCCACTGTATAGACTCCTGTACTAGTATTGACTGCAAAAAGTCAAAATGGAGTCTAGAGTActcattgtttaaaaaagaaaaagaacaccagCATATGTGTCCCAGCATAGCAAGATGCTCCAACTGGTAGCTGTTTATGCTGGTTTTGAGCCACAGCAGGCTGCATTTCACCAGCAGATGTTTCTATGTCACGTGGGCATCATGTGCATACCATAGAGCTCCACAGGCTGGTCCATGTTCTTTAAATTTCTGGCTAACCTCCCCAGAATGTACAGCCCTATTCTGAAACAACATTCACAGGGAATGGTGGCTCAATGTGCATTATCCACTCAGGAGTGTGAGAGCAGGAgatcttcatgagttcaaggccaactatatggtgacttccaggacagcccagaccaaaaccaaacaagaaaaaacaaacaaacccaaatttGACTGTAAGCTAGCACCCTGGGAACAGTGTAATCTTGTCAACAATGAAATTTAATTATTCATCTTTGGCCTTGAAGTATCTTCGATGAGGAGGGCATGTCCCATTGTTAATGACTCTGCTCCATTTGTGTAAGCAATGTGTGACACACAACTCCCCATTTCTACCCCACACCTGGAGGAGGGGCAGTGGAGGTCCAGGTTTCTTGGGGTCCACTTTCCAGGCTTGCTGTATTTTGTCAACCATCAGGTTAAGAGTTCAGCTCCCCGGAGTGTGGGGTATATGGCCTGAGAAGCAATGGACACTCCAGCTGCAGTACAGATGTGGGGTTCACAAGAGCCAGCCACTACACAGGGTGACAGCTACTTGCTCACCACCCTCCTTGGGATTCTTACGAGACACACAATGAGGCAAAACAAGCACGGGAGACTAACATACCAGATGCATGTAAAATGTGCTGTCCTACAGGATACATAGCTTAGTGCTGTTTCCTGTGTATGAGAGCAGATGTCTGGCCTTTGGACTCAGGGTTatcagacaggaaagagaaaccaGACAAGGGTGTAACTGAAAAGTTGTGCCAGTTAGTCTCTCAAAGCCTGGACTCAGTCATGTTAGTAACAGTCTAGAAAATGTGGAAGAAACCCTGCTTCTACAGAAAGTAGGAGGTGCTGCTGTGATTTGTGTGTATGCTATTAACAGAATTCCTGCTTATTAACAGAATCATCCCAAAGCTGACTCCTGCTGACCTCATACCTGTCAAATTGACCTTTTCCCCCAATCTAACAGTATGTTCAACATGTTCAAAGTGAAAATCCTTTAAtggtctgaatttgttaaaactAAATGTTCATACCTGCTGCATCAGAAACTGTGGAGTTTTTAGTTATGACTTGGACACACTTGGCAAATGAGGGAACTGTATACTTCCCAACCCacttagcacacacacactcacacacatgtccTTACTGCACTCTGACGCTCTAAGACCAGGGTAAAGCCACTGCACCCAGTGCATACTTGGGGTAACAAGGGTGCTGTCCATCTTCTTCCAGGTGCCCAAGAACAAATGATATCATGGAGCAAGCCAGTCTGCATGCGCCCTGGGTGTACCACCTGGCAGGACACTGGGAGCCACTGTACTACCAGAAGAGAGTTATGCTGGCTTACAAGGAGCAGAAGCAGACCTAGGGCATGTGGCCCTAGCTACCACATGGTTCCAAGTCAAACAAACAATGACCAGTTTCCatgacatatttttattgatttagatCATCAAAGTAGTACATTCCATTCAACACCATATTTGACTTTGGTTACAGTTTCTGTGCAAAGCTTTGATACATACACAAGAAAACTGGAGTGCTTACCTGCTAATATTTCAAAGCATAGAACTTTCCAGCTAATGGAATTGTTTAAAGTAAACACAAAAACACTGGAGTTGACACTCCCTGAGGAGTGCTTTCTATGGATAGAGACACGCCCTTCCCTTCAGAGCACCTGAGGGTGGTTTGGGGAGGAGACTGACTACATTCTGACAGACTGAGGGGTGCAACAGGCACCAACCTCAGAACCAAGTGTCTTGGCTTTTCTCCAACCAGGTAGTGTGCCCCAATGAATATCAAGAGGGCATGTGGGTTTTGGACTCAGTTCTGTCAGGACTGGGTAGAATGGGAAATATTCCCTGTAACTAGTCTTGCTCCCTTGACTAAGGCCACAGTTGCCTGCACTGCTGGTGCTTTAAGACAAACATCTGAATTACTGTGGAGAGGGTAGACAGCTGGGTCAGAGGGACCTAGGTTTCCTAGCTGTCCTCTGAAATAGCCATACTAGATAATAAATATCAGGGTCCGGCAGAGTAAGAACAGACAGCATTTTTGTGGAAAATCATAAAACCACTAGGGCACTAGTGTCATTAAGAAACCCAGGGGCTCAGGATGCATTGGCTGGGTCTGTGAACCACAAACTCTAGAGCAAGAACCAATTGCTGGCAAGGGATATTCTTGGGGTGTGGCCAGAGAACTTTTGAGGTCTTAGGCTTccttcaaataagaaaaatagagCTCAAGAGGCCAATGTCAGAAACAACTTGGCTCTGAGTTCAGATGGAAGACCATCAGTGGCCCCATATGTAGATACTGAGGTACATAAACCAGTGGGTCACTTTCCTGCAATGGCCTCTCTACTCCCATCATGATCTTTGATAAGTACACTGTATGAGATTATTCTACCTGGTCATACCAGGATATCCTAGCACCTGCTGTAATAGCAGCTTAAGGCTAGAACTTCACCACTCACAGCCTAAACAGAGAGCCTTTACAACCAGGTAAGGGCTTTTTGAGTATGCAGACCCAAGCCCCAGTAATTTTCTAGGTATATGTGTTGACCCCCAGCTTTTTGGGTAGTTGGTACTCATGTGGGGCCACAGGTCGGCTGAAAGGACAGAGCTACCATCTGTAGATGGCTTAAGGTGTCCAAGGCTTCTGTTAAGATTAGATGCTTTAAGGACAGGTAAAACCAAGCCAGGAAAAAGGCCCCCAGCCCATCcttgtacacacaaacataatctaaactctctctctttctctctctctctctctctctctctctctctctctctctctctctctctctctcacacacacacacacacacacacacacatacacacacacaatcacacactccTACACCTAGAAAATGCCAAGTCAAGCCATCAGTACACAACACAGGTCCAGCTACCAGCTTGGACTAGGCCAAGGCTGTTTGCACTGACAGTGTGCAAATACCACAAACGGAGTTGTGGCAACAGTATCATTAAACACTATCAGTCCTATAGTctaattatgaaatatttcattaCTTTTCTAGAGCCCTACCTTTTGAGTGCACCCTTCAGTGTCATGGCCTCAGCAAGTGTGTCCTCTACTTGGCCAGCCACTGAACATGAGTCTTGGTGGTCAGTGCCCATCACTTAGTGGAATATAGTATGCCCAGCCCCAATTCCTATCACTTGGAAGCACAGTGTGACCTTGCCCTATCTCAGTTGGCTACTCACCACCCTGCACCCAGATGACTGTGCAGTGACAGTGGCTGTGCCATTCCTCTGGTGgtcttcttcctggccctggcaatctCCTCCAACTACTATTTGGTTAAGGGTCCCATGCACCTCAGTGCCCATGTACTCTGCAGGCTCAACACTCCAAACAGTCTGTCCTTGCTTGGCAATGCTGAGATGAAGACGAGGCATAGAGAATATGAAGGAGGAAGTGCTGGTTTGTTTATAAGCAAACAAGAGCCAAGGGATCTAACTCACGATTCTGAGATAAAAGGTATGCTTCTCCACCAGAGAGGAAGGTGCCCGGGGCAATACCTGTCCTCACTAGAGGCGCCACACGTGGACATAAACTCCTACCCGCCAGCTGAGACACATGTAAgtaactggctgctcttcaaacAGGTGCCAAGGGTCAGCTTCGGGATCTTCACTTCCAGGAGAACTGGATACCTCTTTGCCCATGATCATGAATATGCTGGCCAGAGCTCTTCACGTGGCTGTCCTCAAGCACTTCCAGGGCACCTTCTGCCACTCAGatgatggttttttttgtttttttgttttttatatcccCAAtatggcttcacagaatgaactAATATACTTTGCTTTTGAAATGTGCTAGGCACTAAAAATCATCTAGTGCATCATACCACTGACATTTAACCCAGAATTATGATACAAACCAGCACTTAATGTGCTCATTGTGTAACTGCAGGCACGGGTAAAACCCATGCCATGAACTAGGAGCAGTCTGTTGTTGGTAGAGAGCTGTGATTGGGGCAATGGGCTTGGGGTTTTCTGGGCTAGCCAGTTTAGGTGTAGTACAAGTGGTGTGGGGTACAGGCCTCGGGGTATTCAGGAGCTGTCTATGACAGCACATTCAAGAATATTTAACACATGTCAAACCCACTGGCTAATAAGACTAATCCTCTGGGGACATGACAGAAATGACCATTTCAGGCACCTAGTGTCAATGGTCTAATTGAGGCCACGAGAACACCTTGATGGTGCTCCACAGAACCACACAACCACTAGACCAGGCCCCTCCGTGTCATCTGGACCCCACCCTGTGTTTCTTTGTATGTAATCCATTAAACAATACTTCAAAGGAAAGAGCAAATCTAAATAGTATGCAAGAGATTAAAGAACTTACAATATGTGCAGTGACTGAAAAGCAGTCATTTCAGGATGCTTTTCTGTGGCACTGTTACTGGACTCCCTAGGAATCAAGTCCCTTGGAATGAAAGAGGCCAGCTCACTTTGAGTAGAGAGGTAACAGTGATAGTAACCTTCTTTCTGGAGTAGAAGGCACCCCTGGATCCCGGCAggccctgtctctcctctctaGGTCTTGGTCCTGACACTTGAACAGCTCTCTGGTTTAAAGCAGCAAACAATTTGGTTTTAAGCAGGAGTCAATTTTCATATGAACTGAGATACTTTCAGAGAACAGATTCTCCTGCCATGCATGGTTCCACTGGTCATCCTAAGCTAGTTCCTGGGATGTTGGACCAGGAGGCCAATGTTCCTGTGACAACCTAGGAGGACTGTGTCAGTGAAGAGGACTGTGTGGGGACTGGCTAGACCTAATCACCTCCCAGAAACTGGGTGCTTACCTGGGCCCTCAAAGGGCAAGAGTTTGGATGGCACAGGGTCCTTAGCACTCAGTGGAATCAGGTACAGGTCCTTGACATGCCTGTTGTTATTAGCTACAACCCCAAAGCGGCCACGGCTGCTAAAATAGGAGTAGAGAGAGATGTAGGCAACCTCCTCCTCCTCGGTGGCAGGGTGGAAGCGGATCAGACAGAGTTCCTGTAAGGGAAACAAAGCACAAAGAAGCATGCTCAATCCTCCTTCAGATGTGGACCCTAAGGCACACTGTCTAGTAATTCTGACCTGACTGTCATAGTGCCTACTCTTTAACACTAATCAAGGGTAGAGAACATAGGTTCCAGTCAGACTGCTGGGCTGAAACCACTGCCACTCCCAGGACTTCCAGTGAGTAATTATGTACAGTTGTCAGTTTTGGCTGTCTGATACCAAGCAAGCTTTCCCCATCTTGTGATGACAGGACTGCCACAGACAGGATACTCGGCAAGTGCCATCTGGGTATCTCCACACTAGAAAGTCATTATACATGGTTCACCTCCCCTCAGTCTGGTACAAATTATAGACAACTTCCAAAAGAATCCTCACACACATTGCCTGCAGCTGACCTAAGGGATTTTTAGGAACCCAAAGACTATGTGTGAGCTAAGACTCTGTGCCTAAGCCAGAATGCCTCCaagttgctttcttttcccttagTCGTAATTGAGGAAACACAAAGCCTGTGTATTTACTAAAATCTGAATGCACTCATACCATTATGACAAAATAGACACTATACTCAAGTATACTTCATACCTTCATGtacttataaattataaaagtgTGAGTAAACACAACCTCCCACTGCTGCAGTGAGCACACTGTGCGCAGGTACCTTGGAGACCGATGACTTGAGTTTGCCAACGTAATCCCACACGGTCTTTGGAGCAATCCTTCCACCAATGTGGATGGTGTCTGGTAAATCCTACACAAGAAGAATATGCAGTGAACACCTGAGTTGCAGCCTTCAGCTACTCACACAATAACTCTAAAACACCAGACTGCACAATGAAACCACAACTTTAAAGAAAAGTGTCACCTAATGCCAGTGTGGGAGGCTAACATGTGGTTAACATGCCTTCCAAGAATATTGTGTTCAGAAGATGAGGCAGGGAACTGGGATGCCTAACTTCTGGTTCACATATCTGTCTCTGGCCATACTGGGCACATACAGAAATGTGGCTACAGGgcagcataaacacacacacacacacacacacacacacacacacacacacacacacacacacacagagagagagagagagagagagagagagagagagagagagggagagagagtgtgtgagagtgttagTTCTTGGTTCTGACCTCACTGAGATAATCCAAACACCCAGAGACAGGATATGCCTTAGTGACAAATTTTGCTACACTCTGCATATTAATAAATCCTTTCCAAATCGTGTTGAGTCGAGACAAAAAGAGGGTTGTGTCTCCTTCTGGTGGGGATCGTGATTCTGAAATGCtgtaaaaccaaacaataaaaaacatattaatttccttttgtaCAATGGATATTTCAAAGTATGATGACTTCATACTTGGGAGCAAAAGAGAATCCTAAGGTTTGTGGCTTCTTCTTACCAAGCAACTATTTAAGTCATAATGACTTAGACATATGGTCAAGAAAATAAGTTGAACAAGCAACAAATTGGAAAAGCCATTAAGTTAAAAATTTTGTATCTAAGACCTGAATGACACCTAAATATAAACTAGGCAGCCTAAATATAAACTGAGCATTTTCAGGACATTAAAGATTTATCAGGTTTCTGGTAAGTCTAATCACCAGCTTCCCTGGTCAGTCTAAAGGGAGAGTTTGAGGTTTGCTTAGACCCCATCCTAAAAACATACCTTGGAGATGGTGGTACTGACAAGTATCTTGGGTCAGGAGAGGAAGATGGCTTAGCCAGTATGGACTTGGGTACTACTGCAGAAGTCAATGTAGGCTTTAGCATGTCCAGTTTGGTTTCTGAAGCCTGGGAGTTGTCCAGTTGGGCTGCCATGGAGGCTGTGACTGTGCATGACCCACTCAGGGCGGTTCTGGGGTCTCGACCAGACACTGTGACTGTGGTGACCACCCCACTCCCgccagaggcagaagagggagaaaggccacccagagaagAGGGCTCAGGATGGCTGTCACCTGGAGACTCAGGGAAACCCTTTCTCTCCTGGTTCAGACTAGACATACTCTCCAGGTCTGGCTCAGAGGTATTTTCAGGCAGCGTCTCTGCAATCCCTTCATCAACAGTGTTAGGAACCGCATCAGGTGGAGAGCTGTCATGTCTTGGCTTCAAGTCTTCTTTCTTAGAAGAAGCTGAAAGCTTTTGCTTCTTAGGAGCTGGTTCATCCTCCGATGATGGAACCTGACCTGAAGAACATGAGGGGAGGAGAACACGTTCAAGAGCTCAGCTCAATCGTGTACACAAGTACAAAAACCATTGTCTAAACTTGCCTGGAATACAGGTAGTTAGAAGAGCAACTTTAAATAAAACCAAGTTTTGTCTTATTTCCATAGTTTCAACCCATAAATTATGCTCACCTGTACAGATTTTACAGT
The nucleotide sequence above comes from Mastomys coucha isolate ucsf_1 unplaced genomic scaffold, UCSF_Mcou_1 pScaffold15, whole genome shotgun sequence. Encoded proteins:
- the Dido1 gene encoding death-inducer obliterator 1, translated to MDDKGRLSNEEAPKAIKPTSKEFRKTWGFRRTTIAKREGAGDTEVDPSEQQPQQHSLSLRRSGRQPKRTERVEEFLTTVRRRGRKNVPVSLEDSSEPTSSTVTDVETASEGSVESSSEIRSGPAPDSLGKEHPASSEKAKGGDEEEDTSDSDSDGLTLKELQNRLRRKREQEPVERSLRGIQNRLRKKRREEDPAETGSVQIGSAEQDIPLCKQEPEDSQGLVSQSEKDDREHQSEGKATQGNKEENPREAGKPKPECEVYDPNALYCICRQPHNNRFMICCDRCEEWFHGDCVGISEARGRLLERNGEDYICPNCTILQVQDETSGSAADEQDAGCRPVGADGTDCTSIGTIEQKSGEDQGIKGRIEKAANPSGKKKLKIFQPVVEAPGAAKCIGPGCSSVAQPDSVYCSNDCILKHAAATMRFLSSGKEQKTKPKEKIKTKPEKFSLPKCSVQAGIKIPSVHKRLASEKRENPVKKVMLASRSETSGKEATCESSTPSWASDHNYNAVKPEKPEKPEKPTALSPTLLSKSMKDDRRVEDRTMAAVTVPKKTVPPGSLMSRQTSPRNLVPKKLPPYSNMAGAKPAIKKLPSGFKGTIPKRPWPSATLSGTSARQAGPTPVTAASKKLPGSAAVVGVTRKPMSANVSAASPAPGRLGPVSPAPTQPNSQIRQNIRRSLKEILWKRVNDSDDLIMTENEVGKIALHIEKEMFNLFQVTDNRYKSKYRSIMFNLKDPKNQGLFHRVLREEISLAKLVRMKPEELVSKELSMWTEKPTKSVIESRTKLLNESKKNTTKSETIPDMEDSPPVSDSEEQQESVRAAPEKSTAPLLDVFSSMLKDTTNQHRAHLFDLNCKICTGQVPSSEDEPAPKKQKLSASSKKEDLKPRHDSSPPDAVPNTVDEGIAETLPENTSEPDLESMSSLNQERKGFPESPGDSHPEPSSLGGLSPSSASGGSGVVTTVTVSGRDPRTALSGSCTVTASMAAQLDNSQASETKLDMLKPTLTSAVVPKSILAKPSSSPDPRYLSVPPSPSISESRSPPEGDTTLFLSRLNTIWKGFINMQSVAKFVTKAYPVSGCLDYLSEDLPDTIHIGGRIAPKTVWDYVGKLKSSVSKELCLIRFHPATEEEEVAYISLYSYFSSRGRFGVVANNNRHVKDLYLIPLSAKDPVPSKLLPFEGPGLESPRPNIILGLVICQKVKRPSSAGELDKTDEKRTRLQQEELETSVYPKVTAALPSEKKPPKYNVHSVDTAASTTPPGSPPPPPPLPEPPVLKILSSLKPGSTSTVTAPTTSAVVTTTASPVTATTSKTASPLEHILQTLFGKKKSFEPSGKEPAGSTLSPHQDCKVKGEDTMSAAPLLDPIVQQFGQFSKDKALEEEEEDDRPYDPEEEYNPERAFHTLLAEPGKPHDVQSVPETAEREEVAYDPEDETILEEAKVTIDDLPNRMCVKVSSTERPADFTTDASSASLVEQQKMLEELNKQIEEQKRQLEEQEEALRQQRAAVGVSMAHFSVSDALMSPPPKSSLGKTELFSQEQQAPDPSQGALSTNHNLDSRQSRDPRQARRLAAENTENESLPRAPTGSTPGPQGTLPARETPAGTAVVQGPGLAAEAKEAMAVPWAPGENAVLRPEHDTQKCEHPGNPVSFPLDTSHLPTAGDGTARPAPPRRVLLPTPPSTTFPPSFPLQPEAQNFSSGSRDPFSGPTFMSQETSLGSTQYEDPRGAQSAGRSDSPVADMEDSREPQPRPGESTTSFPPPGQRGGGPQPQFPGQREPAPRTFGMSGHHGPSFPGPRGPVPPFSEENIVPNSDGSRGPPPARFGTQKPPIPSLFSGQHGPPPYGDNRGLSPSYLGGPRGGAPPQFEDRKDPHGEKREFQDTPYNEMTGAPAQCEVPDQAQFMGNRAPFQFGGQRRPLLTQMKGPRGGPPPSQFGGQRGPPPGHFVGPRGPHPSQFENSRGTHPGQFEGARGQAPVFMPGPRGVQPQQFEEQRVNSPPRFAGQRASAPLPYGGPRGPAPFPEKNEQPPSRFHFQGPSSQPVKPPPRPLLELPSHPPQHRKDRWDEAGPATALPSNAGPGQGHEADGQWATSEFREGKGHEYRSPAFEGRQRERFEAGPKEKPLDEPEGQGLESRQSRAFEDRRRERERGRNWSRERDWERSRDWDRHREWDKGRDRSSNRDRERDNDRGKEWDRSRERSRNRDRDRERRRERDRSRSRDRDRDRERARDRDRDRGRDRKDRSKSRESPRDLKPEARTSEGGPAAAQA